Below is a window of Enterococcus gilvus ATCC BAA-350 DNA.
TATTAAAGGTCATTTTTATTGGACGGAGGTTTTCGTTAACCGCTTTGTAGTATTGGTAAGGGTGAAAGGAATCGGTTGGTACGATCGTAATGGTATCATCACCATGGATTTTTACTTGATTTTCCTGTGCTGTTTTGTCTTTAGGGGTCGCTTTCGCTTCAGCGACAGAATAAAAGTGGAAGGGACCAGCCAGTAATAAGAGACATACAATAACAACGGAAGTAATGAATTGTTTTCTTCTGGGGATTTTCAAGAAAAACACTCCTTTTTCTTATTTGCCTAGATAATAAAGCAGGGCAAAAAAAGAAAAAATAAAAATAACATATTTATTAATATTGGTTGTTATTTGTGAATTTTAGTTAAATAAATACCGATATTTTTCCGTTTTCGTAGAGTTATTTTATGATATAATGACCAAGTAATGTTATAATCCAAAAAATGAAAAAATATTATCGTTTTTGAAGAATAATGACGATCGGCTTAGGAGGGGACTTTTGTGCGAAGATTACTTAAAAACACAACACAGCGGCGTCTAGCCATCATCGGTGTTTTAAGAGATTTAATAGGGTGGCAGAATCCAGAAATGATTGCAGATCTATTAGATTGTTCCGTAAAAACAATCTTATCAGATGTTGATGCAATCAATGATCATTGGGGAGAACATGTTGGCGTTGAGTATTCCCGTACGAATGGCTTAAGATTAAACGATGCTCTTAATAATAAGACGCGTCAGTTAGCGCGAGATTTGATGGATGAATCGGAAGCATTTACTTTTTTGGAAAGAATATTCTTCCAGCCAAATGAGGATATGGATTACTGGATCAATGAATTATTTGTCAGTGAAGCGACCTTTTATCGAATGATCAAACAACTTGATAAAGTGTTGAAAGAAAAAGGACTTGTTCTTGAACGTAGACCATTTCGGATCACTGCGAAAAATGAAGGATGGGTACGTGTATTTTATGTGCAATTGTTTTTAGAAAAGTATGGTGTCAATGAGTGGCCATTTAATTTAGAACGCGAGAAGATCATTGATTTTATCAGAGTTGCGACGCACTCATTCGATATGGATTATAACGATCGCGAAGTATTGGAGAGCAGTTACCTATTGGCAGTGATCATCGTGAGAGCTTCGCAGGGATTCGCTTTGACAGAACACGAAAAATTGGAGCTGGAACCGCCTATGATCACTGCGCTCTTGTCCCTGCGGCCTATAGCAGATGAAACGGTGGAAGGTTCAGAATACATCGTGATAAAGGATTGGCATTATGAGGTCGCGAACAGTTTATTTTGTGCGTGTTTTATTAGCAGGTTTGATCCTAGTTGCGCGTTGACATTAAAATATTTAGAACTTTTTTTAGATGAGTTGTCAAAGTTTTATGGGTTGACGCTATCTGGCAAACGAAGGAAAAGCATGCTGCAAAAGCTTCTGCAAATTCAAGCAGCGTATCAAGTGTGTCCCTATCCGCGTTCAATCTTATTTGATTCAGCCGCTTACTTTTCTCGGAATGCGAAGGTACAGTACCCGCATTTTACTAAATGTATTCAACAGCTGCTTTTGAAAATGGAACGAACGACAGGCGATCCATGGTTCAGCCAATTTTATTTTTCAGTCTTAACGGTTCTCTTTAAGGAGTGGAAGGGACTGGCGCATTCCCTGGATGTTCATTCATCGAAGGTCAAGATTTTCGTAGTAAGTGATTCTGGAGAGAGTCATGCGAATATGATCGCAGAACTGATCCGAAGCCGCTTTTATTATCGAGTCGTCATTGAGACGCATAAAGGTTCGGCATTGGATTTCCAACACGACGAGAGTTTCAAAGCGTACGATCTTGTCATTGCAAACTATCCAATCAAAAATTACTCCTACAGAAACCTAAAAATTGTTGATGACTTTTTAACAGAAAGTGACCTATCCTCTATCGGAACATTTGTAAAAGAAATTCGCTAGGAGACTCTCTGAGAGTCTCCTTTTTAAGGTGAAGGTTTCAATACTGCTGAAACTTCGTTAAACTAGTACTAACATTCTTTAAGTGAGGAGCAGAAGATGGAAGTATGGGTGGTAGTAATTGGCATAATAGTGATAATGGCGTTCATTTTGACGTTAATGGACCTCTTTTTTAAGTATAAATTGCGTATACATATTCGGAAATGTTGGGGAAAAATTCCTCAACAAACTCGATTTGATAAAGAGGAAAGTTTAAAAGCGGCATGGCAGATTGAAAAGCAATTCCATGGATGGGAGAGCGAGATTGATGATTTAACTTGGTACGATCTGGACATGCAGGCGATTTTTGAATTAATCAATGGAACATATTCCAGTATTGGTTCAGAAGCACTTTATCAGCGCTTGCGAAATTATAATTTCTATCAGTCAGGTGATTTAGAAGAATTGATTCACTTTTATCAAGATAATCCTGAAACCAGAGAGAAGATTCAATTTCATTTCGCTAGTTTGGGGAAGCAAGATAATAATTTTACTAAGCAATATATTGCAAATGGTAAAAAAGAAAAATTAGGTAACTTATGGCTATACGTCCTTCTGGGTATGTTGCCGCTCATTAGCATAATTGTACTTGTTACAATCAGTCCAGTCGGGATTTTTCTGCTATTGGGTTCGATCATGTTTAACGTCATTTTTTATATGATAAATAAGAATAGGCTTGAAACCGAACTGGAATGTATGCGATATCTGGTTCAATCCATTTCATTAGCCAATAAATTAAGTACGATCGTTACGCCACTGCAAGATGAGATTGTTAAAAATGTTGCTCCACTGAGAGGGATTGCCAAGTGGGGATTTTCATTTCGAATAAAGAGTAATAGCGAGGCGGATATCGTATTTGAATACCTTAATTTGGCCCTTATGATTCCTTTCATCTCATACAATTTTGTGCTTACCCGGTTGAGCAACTATAGTCAAGAAGCAATCAATTTATGGAAACTTTTAGGTGAACTGGAAGTCTCCGCTGCAATACTGAACTTTCGAACATATTTCCCTTCGACCTGTCAGCCTGAGTATGCTCAAGGTGGTATTCAAGCAGAAGATATCTATCACCCATTGGTGGACTATCCTGTGGTGAATCCTGTTGATTGGCAAAAAAACACCTTAGTTACAGGCTCGAATGCTTCTGGAAAATCAACCTATGTTAAAAGTATCGCTATTAGTGCAATTTTAGCGCAAACAATTAACACGGCAATAGCAAGGCAGTTTACTATGCAGCCGGGGCATGTGTTAACATCAATGGCTGTTGAGGATGACGTTTTGGCTGGGGATAGTTATTTTGTAGCTGAAATAAAGTCGATTAAACGGCTGCTAGACCAAGTGGAAAAAGGAAAACGATGCTATTGCTTTATTGATGAAATATTAAAAGGGACGAACACGATTGAACGGATAGCTGCTTCTTCCAGTGTGGTCAAGTGGTTGAATGAGTATTCAAGCCTAAGTTTTGTAGCGACCCATGATATCGAGCTGACCGAGATGCTGAAGCAGTACTGCGAGAATGTGCATTTTGAAGAAACTATAGAAGAAGGAAAAGGGATTACGTTTGATTACATACTAAAACAAGGACCAGCAGTTACGCGTAACGCGTTAGCATTGTTAGAAGTAATGGATTATCCCAAAAAAATAGTAGATCTGGCACGGGCAGAGGCGCGTTATTTTGACGAACAACGAACGTGGCCAATGAGTGATTGTAACGAGGAATGACCATTCAGCAGGCAGAAAGAATCTTCCTAAAAGCAGGAGGGTTCTTTTTTATGAGAAAAGAGATGATTTATTAGAATTTTTGAGCAAAACTCTCTATACTATAGTAAGCAATTGTTAATGAAAGGACGTGAGTACGTGTTAAAAAAATTACTGGCAAATGTCGGTGAATATAAAAAGCAAAGTTTGCAAACGCCTCTATTTACAATGGGGGAAGTATTGATGGACGTGATCATGCCCTTGATCATGGCGGGATTGATCGATAATGGAATCGAAAAAAGTGATTCGAATACGATCCTGCGCTATGGCGGTTTGCTTTTTTTGTGCGCGCTAATTGCCTTAGCAATGGGAACTTTGGGCGGGCGAACAGCGGCGATTGCTTCAGCTGGTTTTGCGAAAAATCTGCGCCATAATTTATTCGAACGCATTCAGAGTTTTTCTTTTTCAAACATTGATCGTTTCTCAAGTTCGAGTTTGATCACTCGTTTAACGACAGATGTGACCAATGTACAAAATGCGTATCAAATGGTGATCCGAATCTTGGTTCGTTCGCCCCTGATTTTAATTTTTTCGTTGGTGATGACGTTCCATATCAACCGAGAATTGTCCATGATTTATTTGGTGATTGTGCCGATCATGATCGTGGGGCTGGGCTTGATCATTCGTTTTGCCCATCCATTATTTGAAAAGGTTTTTCGGACATACGACCGTTTGAACAATGTCGTGCAAGAAAATCTTCAAGGGATTCGGGTCGTGAAGTCCTACGTCAGGGAAGAGCATGAAGAAGAAAAGTTCAGACAAGTATCAAAGAAGGTCTATGATAATTTCACGAAAGCGCAACGGATCGTGGCATTTAATATGCCGCTTTTACAGATCGCAGTGTATACCTGTATGCTGCTGTTGTCTTGGTTGGGTGCTGAATTGATCGTAGACAAAGGGAATTTAACGACGGGTGAATTGGTCAGCATGTTCAACTACACGATGCAGATCTTAATGAGTTTAATGATGATGTCTATGACATTTGTGCAATTGATGATTGCTCGTACCTCTGCTGAGCGAATCACAGAAGTCTTGAGTGAAGAAAGTGATTTGAAAAATGGGGACCAGCCGTTAACTGAAGTGCCGGATGGTTCGGTGGAATTTAACGACGTTTGTTTTAGCTACAAAGATGATATGAATAAATTAGTGTTGGAGAACATTGATTTGACCATTGCTTCTGGTGAAGTGATTGGGATCGTCGGGGGAACCGGCAGTTCGAAATCCAGCTTGGTTCAGTTGATTCCTCGACTGTATGATGTCACCCACGGGGAAATCAAAGTCGGCGGGCATGATGTACGCAGTTATGATTTGGAGACACTTCGAGATCAAGTCGGAATGGTTCTGCAAAACAATGTTCTGTTCAGCGGGACGATCACCGATAATCTGCGTTGGGGAGATGCGCGCGCCACTGAAGAAGAAGTCGTTCGTGCTGCGACGATCGCTCAAGCAGATTCATTCATCCAGGAGTTTCCAAATAAGTATGACACGATGATCTCAGAAGGCGGGAACAATGTTTCCGGCGGGCAAAAGCAACGCTTAACGATCGCGCGAGCATTGCTGA
It encodes the following:
- a CDS encoding MutS-related protein produces the protein MEVWVVVIGIIVIMAFILTLMDLFFKYKLRIHIRKCWGKIPQQTRFDKEESLKAAWQIEKQFHGWESEIDDLTWYDLDMQAIFELINGTYSSIGSEALYQRLRNYNFYQSGDLEELIHFYQDNPETREKIQFHFASLGKQDNNFTKQYIANGKKEKLGNLWLYVLLGMLPLISIIVLVTISPVGIFLLLGSIMFNVIFYMINKNRLETELECMRYLVQSISLANKLSTIVTPLQDEIVKNVAPLRGIAKWGFSFRIKSNSEADIVFEYLNLALMIPFISYNFVLTRLSNYSQEAINLWKLLGELEVSAAILNFRTYFPSTCQPEYAQGGIQAEDIYHPLVDYPVVNPVDWQKNTLVTGSNASGKSTYVKSIAISAILAQTINTAIARQFTMQPGHVLTSMAVEDDVLAGDSYFVAEIKSIKRLLDQVEKGKRCYCFIDEILKGTNTIERIAASSSVVKWLNEYSSLSFVATHDIELTEMLKQYCENVHFEETIEEGKGITFDYILKQGPAVTRNALALLEVMDYPKKIVDLARAEARYFDEQRTWPMSDCNEE
- a CDS encoding helix-turn-helix domain-containing protein encodes the protein MRRLLKNTTQRRLAIIGVLRDLIGWQNPEMIADLLDCSVKTILSDVDAINDHWGEHVGVEYSRTNGLRLNDALNNKTRQLARDLMDESEAFTFLERIFFQPNEDMDYWINELFVSEATFYRMIKQLDKVLKEKGLVLERRPFRITAKNEGWVRVFYVQLFLEKYGVNEWPFNLEREKIIDFIRVATHSFDMDYNDREVLESSYLLAVIIVRASQGFALTEHEKLELEPPMITALLSLRPIADETVEGSEYIVIKDWHYEVANSLFCACFISRFDPSCALTLKYLELFLDELSKFYGLTLSGKRRKSMLQKLLQIQAAYQVCPYPRSILFDSAAYFSRNAKVQYPHFTKCIQQLLLKMERTTGDPWFSQFYFSVLTVLFKEWKGLAHSLDVHSSKVKIFVVSDSGESHANMIAELIRSRFYYRVVIETHKGSALDFQHDESFKAYDLVIANYPIKNYSYRNLKIVDDFLTESDLSSIGTFVKEIR
- a CDS encoding ABC transporter ATP-binding protein, whose protein sequence is MLKKLLANVGEYKKQSLQTPLFTMGEVLMDVIMPLIMAGLIDNGIEKSDSNTILRYGGLLFLCALIALAMGTLGGRTAAIASAGFAKNLRHNLFERIQSFSFSNIDRFSSSSLITRLTTDVTNVQNAYQMVIRILVRSPLILIFSLVMTFHINRELSMIYLVIVPIMIVGLGLIIRFAHPLFEKVFRTYDRLNNVVQENLQGIRVVKSYVREEHEEEKFRQVSKKVYDNFTKAQRIVAFNMPLLQIAVYTCMLLLSWLGAELIVDKGNLTTGELVSMFNYTMQILMSLMMMSMTFVQLMIARTSAERITEVLSEESDLKNGDQPLTEVPDGSVEFNDVCFSYKDDMNKLVLENIDLTIASGEVIGIVGGTGSSKSSLVQLIPRLYDVTHGEIKVGGHDVRSYDLETLRDQVGMVLQNNVLFSGTITDNLRWGDARATEEEVVRAATIAQADSFIQEFPNKYDTMISEGGNNVSGGQKQRLTIARALLKKPKILILDDSTSAVDTKTDRAIREGLAKEIPGTTTFIISQRISSIQDADRIVVLDDGKINGIGTHEELMESNVIYQEVFNSQQKGFGDHDE